A window of Microbacterium luteolum contains these coding sequences:
- a CDS encoding malate dehydrogenase, translated as MTTTITITGAGGQIGYALLFRIAAGDLLGPDEKVRLRLLEIPQGIAAAEGAALELQDGAFGLLQHVEVTDDPAVGFDGCDLALLVGARPRGPGMERADLLAANAGIFGPQGAAIAANAASGVRVTVVGNPANTNALIAAASADGLPAERFTALTRLDENRARAQLALALGTPVDTVRRVPIWGNHSATQFPDISHATVGGQPVHEALEQIVGDVPAWLESTFIPRVAKRGAEIIEVRGSSSVASAANAAIDHVRDWVRGTDDWTSAGVVSHGEYGVPEGLISSFPVRSVDGEWQIVEGLELSEWARARVDASVAELVEEREAVRSLGML; from the coding sequence ATGACGACGACGATCACCATCACGGGCGCGGGCGGACAGATCGGCTACGCGTTGCTGTTCCGCATCGCGGCCGGAGACCTCCTCGGCCCCGATGAGAAGGTGCGGCTCCGACTGCTCGAGATCCCGCAGGGAATCGCGGCCGCGGAGGGCGCGGCGCTCGAGCTGCAGGACGGCGCGTTCGGCCTGCTGCAGCACGTCGAGGTGACCGACGACCCGGCGGTCGGCTTCGACGGGTGCGACCTCGCGCTGCTCGTCGGCGCGCGTCCCCGCGGACCGGGCATGGAGCGCGCCGACCTCCTCGCGGCCAACGCCGGGATCTTCGGCCCCCAGGGCGCCGCGATCGCGGCGAACGCAGCATCCGGCGTGCGGGTCACGGTGGTCGGCAACCCCGCCAACACGAATGCGCTGATCGCCGCGGCATCCGCCGACGGCCTGCCCGCCGAGCGCTTCACGGCGCTCACCCGGCTCGACGAGAACCGCGCGCGGGCTCAGCTGGCGCTGGCCCTCGGCACGCCCGTCGACACGGTCCGACGCGTTCCGATCTGGGGAAACCACTCGGCCACGCAGTTCCCTGACATCTCGCATGCCACCGTCGGCGGGCAGCCGGTGCACGAGGCACTCGAGCAGATCGTGGGCGACGTGCCCGCATGGCTCGAGTCGACGTTCATCCCCCGCGTCGCCAAACGCGGAGCCGAGATCATCGAGGTGCGCGGGTCGTCTTCCGTGGCCTCCGCCGCGAACGCGGCGATCGACCATGTGCGCGACTGGGTACGCGGCACCGACGACTGGACGTCGGCCGGCGTCGTCTCGCACGGCGAGTACGGCGTGCCGGAGGGCCTGATCTCGTCGTTCCCCGTGCGATCCGTCGACGGCGAATGGCAGATCGTGGAGGGGCTGGAGCTGAGCGAGTGGGCGCGCGCCCGTGTCGACGCCTCGGTCGCCGAGCTCGTCGAGGAGCGCGAGGCGGTGCGGTCGCTCGGCATGCTCTGA
- a CDS encoding T6SS immunity protein Tdi1 domain-containing protein, with protein MIEISDFVSHGPVEPEIIEAYRGRVPDEVIELWETYGYGTFAWGFLRVINPAVYEAELADCIGKTQGDGIAIPIMVSGLADLITWEPSIGFVGLKYREGRASGLNSELSGFLEMLQLAGQDYLSMTLNWDIFPKAVEAHGELPYEQSFTFVPLRSLGGPEKVENLKKRETIAAIQVMVEFQGVIGH; from the coding sequence ATGATCGAGATTTCGGACTTCGTGTCGCACGGGCCGGTCGAGCCGGAGATCATCGAGGCCTACAGGGGCCGCGTTCCCGACGAGGTGATCGAACTGTGGGAGACCTACGGGTACGGCACCTTCGCGTGGGGGTTCCTGCGCGTGATCAACCCCGCGGTGTACGAGGCGGAGCTGGCGGACTGCATCGGCAAGACCCAGGGGGACGGCATCGCGATCCCCATCATGGTGTCGGGCCTCGCCGACCTCATCACGTGGGAGCCGAGTATCGGCTTCGTGGGTCTGAAGTACCGCGAGGGTCGTGCCTCCGGTCTCAACAGCGAGCTGAGCGGGTTCCTGGAGATGCTGCAGCTGGCGGGCCAGGACTACCTGTCCATGACGCTGAACTGGGACATCTTCCCGAAGGCCGTGGAGGCGCATGGCGAACTGCCGTACGAGCAGTCGTTCACGTTCGTGCCGCTGCGTTCGCTGGGTGGTCCGGAGAAGGTGGAGAACCTCAAGAAGCGGGAGACGATCGCCGCGATCCAGGTGATGGTCGAGTTCCAGGGCGTCATCGGGCACTGA
- the pip gene encoding prolyl aminopeptidase — translation MTKNLDALYPPIEPFETGELLVGDGQRMYWEVSGNPAGKPVVFLHGGPGSGTSPWQRRFFDPAVYRIVLLDQRGCGRSTPHASTPEADFRFLTTAHLIADIELLRKNLGIAQWQVFGGSWGSALALAYAQAHPDAVSELVLRGIFTLRREELEWFYEGGAAALFPDLWEDYVAPIPVLERSRMIEAYHRRLFDPDPAVHVPAAVAWSTWEASTVTLRPDAAQIAAMSDARNATAFARIENHFFVNRGWWTEGQLIAGVAGIRHIPAVIVQGRHDVCTPMMTAWDLHTAWPEAEFVVVDDAGHSAAEPGIQRALRAATDGFAAR, via the coding sequence ATGACGAAGAACCTGGATGCGCTGTATCCGCCGATCGAGCCGTTCGAGACGGGCGAGCTCCTCGTCGGCGACGGCCAGCGGATGTACTGGGAGGTCAGCGGCAACCCCGCCGGCAAGCCGGTCGTGTTCCTCCACGGGGGTCCCGGGAGCGGGACCTCGCCCTGGCAGCGGCGGTTCTTCGACCCCGCCGTCTACCGGATCGTGCTGCTCGACCAGCGCGGCTGCGGGCGCAGCACCCCGCACGCCAGCACTCCCGAAGCGGACTTCCGCTTCCTCACCACCGCGCACCTGATCGCCGACATCGAGCTGCTGCGCAAGAACCTCGGCATCGCGCAGTGGCAGGTCTTCGGAGGGTCCTGGGGGAGTGCGCTGGCGCTCGCCTACGCGCAGGCGCATCCGGATGCCGTGTCCGAGCTCGTGCTCCGGGGCATCTTCACGCTGCGACGCGAAGAGCTGGAGTGGTTCTACGAGGGCGGCGCCGCGGCGCTGTTCCCCGACCTCTGGGAGGACTACGTCGCCCCGATCCCGGTGCTCGAGCGCTCGCGCATGATCGAGGCGTACCACCGTCGCCTGTTCGACCCCGACCCCGCCGTGCACGTGCCGGCCGCGGTCGCCTGGTCGACCTGGGAGGCGTCGACCGTCACGCTCCGCCCGGATGCCGCCCAGATCGCCGCGATGTCGGACGCGCGCAACGCCACCGCGTTCGCCCGCATCGAGAACCACTTCTTCGTCAACCGCGGCTGGTGGACCGAGGGGCAGCTGATCGCGGGCGTTGCCGGCATCCGTCACATCCCCGCGGTCATCGTGCAGGGCCGACACGACGTCTGCACACCGATGATGACGGCTTGGGATCTGCACACGGCTTGGCCGGAGGCGGAGTTCGTCGTGGTCGACGACGCCGGTCACTCGGCCGCAGAGCCCGGCATCCAGCGGGCCCTGCGCGCCGCGACAGACGGATTCGCCGCTCGCTGA
- the ypfJ gene encoding KPN_02809 family neutral zinc metallopeptidase, whose amino-acid sequence MTFNPDADLSNNTTRRRGRNAAIAGGGVVGVLGIIALIAGPLLGIDLTGLLGGGAAPGGGTEPAGGSVIENCDTGQDANENVDCRMAGAQLALDDFWSENVENYSAPQLIVVDGATNTACGTASNAVGPFYCPPDQTVYIDPTFFQLMQQQFGASAGNLAQLYIVGHEWGHHIQYITGVMDAYPNNGTGPDSNGVRVELQADCYAGAWIGQITKQKDADGDSYLQPTTEEQRVDALNAAFAVGDDNIQEQSSGTVNPESFTHGTSEQRQRWFAEGYQNGLGVCGQTLTLPGDQLGP is encoded by the coding sequence ATGACCTTCAATCCCGACGCCGATCTCTCGAACAACACGACGCGTCGACGCGGACGCAACGCCGCCATCGCCGGTGGCGGCGTCGTGGGTGTGCTCGGCATCATCGCGCTGATCGCCGGACCCCTTCTCGGTATCGACCTGACCGGTCTGCTCGGCGGGGGAGCCGCTCCCGGCGGGGGCACGGAGCCGGCCGGCGGCTCGGTGATCGAGAACTGCGACACCGGCCAGGATGCGAACGAGAACGTCGACTGCCGGATGGCGGGGGCGCAGCTCGCTCTCGACGATTTCTGGAGTGAGAACGTCGAGAACTACAGCGCCCCGCAGCTGATCGTCGTCGACGGCGCCACGAACACGGCCTGCGGTACGGCGTCCAACGCCGTCGGACCTTTCTACTGCCCGCCCGACCAGACCGTCTACATCGACCCGACGTTCTTCCAGCTCATGCAGCAGCAGTTCGGAGCATCCGCCGGCAATCTCGCGCAGCTCTACATCGTGGGTCATGAGTGGGGCCACCACATCCAGTACATCACCGGCGTGATGGATGCCTACCCGAACAACGGCACCGGCCCCGACAGCAACGGCGTGCGGGTCGAACTGCAGGCCGACTGCTACGCCGGCGCGTGGATCGGACAGATCACGAAGCAGAAGGATGCCGACGGCGATTCGTATCTCCAGCCGACGACCGAGGAACAGCGGGTCGACGCGCTCAACGCGGCATTCGCGGTCGGCGACGACAACATCCAGGAGCAGTCGTCCGGCACGGTGAATCCGGAGAGCTTCACGCACGGAACAAGCGAACAGCGCCAGCGCTGGTTCGCTGAGGGCTACCAGAACGGATTGGGCGTATGCGGGCAGACGCTGACGCTGCCCGGCGATCAGCTGGGCCCGTGA
- a CDS encoding polymorphic toxin type 15 domain-containing protein, translating to MGRVGDELARPIMRALQDASPNLKALADIPRKLRTKARGNQGSVRSIDRYDADARHIDVTTRRFTQNPEHRPEQFNDQLNEQIDTLENTSMADWVLNRVDYLRNGRPHDSVVEQELVRDAAHNDALREIMRENPGLDLATANRFVDQWMETQAALHRLDGIAGGNPTDVPRVGDGNVNSSLGRQWQERVADLDAAVIDFMQQNPGVDLNTVFMNIHFR from the coding sequence ATGGGAAGAGTGGGAGACGAGCTCGCGCGACCGATCATGAGGGCGCTCCAAGATGCGTCCCCGAACCTCAAGGCGCTGGCGGACATCCCTCGGAAGCTGCGCACGAAGGCGCGGGGCAACCAGGGCAGCGTCCGATCGATCGACCGGTACGACGCCGATGCGCGCCACATCGATGTGACGACACGACGGTTCACCCAGAACCCGGAGCACCGTCCCGAGCAGTTCAACGACCAGCTCAACGAGCAGATCGATACGCTCGAGAACACGTCGATGGCGGACTGGGTCCTCAACCGCGTCGACTATCTGAGGAATGGGCGACCCCATGACTCGGTCGTGGAGCAGGAGCTGGTTCGCGACGCCGCGCACAATGACGCGCTCCGAGAGATCATGCGTGAGAATCCGGGACTGGATCTGGCGACCGCGAACAGGTTCGTGGACCAGTGGATGGAGACGCAGGCCGCTCTGCACCGTCTGGACGGAATCGCGGGCGGCAACCCCACCGACGTCCCCCGCGTGGGTGACGGGAACGTGAACTCGTCGCTCGGGAGGCAGTGGCAAGAGCGGGTGGCAGATCTCGATGCCGCGGTCATCGACTTCATGCAGCAGAACCCCGGTGTCGACCTGAACACCGTCTTCATGAACATTCACTTCCGATAG
- a CDS encoding dehydrogenase encodes MSETIDPTKAAASVDEALTSPLHLPHAAAECPKCFTELQQNRDWWLARPVGSRLVGLVVSREGMPSVVEQRDDLTRFGVPIEGFRHPAPDILESWGDRLGRLIATLNVGDVLVVANINALGRDAEEGRRTAAELRRHGIIVKVLNHNARHLADATR; translated from the coding sequence ATGAGCGAGACGATCGATCCCACGAAGGCAGCGGCATCCGTCGACGAAGCCCTCACCAGCCCGCTGCACCTGCCGCACGCCGCGGCCGAGTGCCCCAAGTGCTTCACCGAGTTGCAGCAGAACCGCGACTGGTGGCTCGCCCGCCCGGTCGGCTCACGCCTGGTCGGCCTGGTCGTCTCCCGTGAGGGGATGCCGTCGGTCGTCGAGCAGCGCGACGATCTCACCCGCTTCGGCGTGCCGATCGAAGGGTTCCGTCACCCGGCGCCCGACATCCTCGAGAGCTGGGGCGATCGGCTCGGCCGCCTCATCGCGACGCTCAACGTCGGCGACGTGCTGGTCGTCGCGAACATCAACGCTCTCGGCCGTGATGCCGAAGAGGGCAGGCGCACGGCCGCAGAGCTGCGCCGACACGGGATCATCGTGAAGGTGCTCAACCACAACGCACGCCACCTGGCCGACGCGACGCGCTGA
- a CDS encoding aldehyde dehydrogenase family protein, whose protein sequence is MTSATTPAAPSTPAKRAPKAAAPALGDGVRERLDGAIAELQVGARTWSALTVAQRVTLLRAVRTSVAASSEDWAHTAAASKGLDGRHPLRGEEWLSGPYSVLGALDAYIETLSRLAEGRNPLDGLRVGRAPGGRTRVQAFPLTGIDQFLLSGYTGEVWLEPGVTPNTTRAAAGLAQRTPAEPAGVGLVLGAGNITSIPVLDVMYELLAHNRTALLKVNPTQDALVPVYKRALAPLIEPGFLRIVRGGPEVGAYLTGHPDLAHVHITGSAATFDAIVWGPSKGAGAAATARRRRENRPQLKKPITAELGGVSPIIIVPGAWTDADLTYHAEHVATMRLQNAGHNCIAGQVVILSSDWDQADAFRAALRRAYANAPERPIWYPGSPSRMHLATEEYPDALVLGDRLLIEVDGDDDPSALQSTEYFAPVLGVVTVPGTGQAFLDAAVAHANDKLQGTLGANLLIDPTTEKALGAGFERAITALRYGSIAINGWTAFGFITPTMTWGAFPGNTIDDVGSGIGVVHNALLLDRVERSVIRGPFRPLPRSLPLLNGGGRLTILPKPPWFVSAHTGAEVSEGLTRFRASGGVLGLVKTLLRAMRA, encoded by the coding sequence ATGACTTCTGCGACCACGCCCGCCGCCCCGTCCACCCCCGCGAAGCGCGCACCGAAGGCCGCGGCCCCCGCGCTGGGCGACGGCGTGCGCGAACGGCTCGACGGGGCGATCGCGGAACTGCAGGTCGGTGCGCGCACCTGGTCCGCCCTCACGGTCGCACAGCGCGTGACGCTGCTGCGCGCGGTGCGCACGAGCGTCGCCGCCTCCTCCGAGGATTGGGCGCACACGGCCGCCGCCTCGAAGGGCCTCGACGGACGGCATCCGCTGCGTGGTGAGGAGTGGCTCAGCGGCCCGTACAGCGTGCTGGGCGCACTCGACGCGTACATCGAGACCCTCTCTCGTCTCGCGGAGGGCCGGAACCCGCTCGACGGCCTCCGGGTCGGCCGTGCTCCCGGAGGCCGCACGCGTGTGCAGGCGTTCCCGTTGACCGGAATCGATCAGTTCCTGCTGTCCGGCTACACCGGCGAGGTCTGGCTGGAACCCGGCGTCACCCCGAACACCACGCGCGCCGCCGCCGGTCTCGCACAGCGGACGCCCGCCGAACCGGCCGGCGTCGGCCTCGTGCTCGGCGCGGGCAACATCACCTCGATCCCGGTGCTCGACGTGATGTACGAGCTGCTCGCGCACAACCGCACCGCCCTGCTCAAGGTGAACCCCACGCAGGATGCTCTCGTGCCCGTGTACAAGCGTGCGCTCGCGCCCCTCATCGAACCGGGATTCCTGCGCATCGTCCGCGGCGGACCCGAGGTGGGCGCCTACCTCACCGGCCATCCTGACCTCGCGCACGTGCACATCACCGGGTCGGCGGCCACGTTCGACGCGATCGTCTGGGGTCCGTCGAAGGGCGCCGGAGCCGCGGCGACCGCGCGACGACGACGCGAGAACCGTCCGCAGCTGAAGAAGCCGATCACGGCGGAGCTCGGCGGCGTCTCGCCGATCATCATCGTGCCGGGCGCGTGGACGGATGCCGACCTCACGTACCACGCCGAACACGTCGCGACGATGCGGCTGCAGAACGCCGGCCACAACTGCATCGCCGGCCAGGTGGTCATCCTCTCCTCCGACTGGGATCAGGCGGATGCCTTCCGCGCCGCGCTCCGACGGGCCTACGCGAACGCGCCGGAACGCCCGATCTGGTACCCCGGCTCCCCTTCGCGGATGCACCTCGCGACGGAGGAGTACCCCGATGCCCTCGTGCTCGGCGACCGCCTCCTCATCGAGGTCGACGGCGACGACGATCCGTCGGCGCTCCAGAGCACCGAGTACTTCGCCCCCGTCCTCGGCGTCGTCACGGTGCCGGGCACCGGTCAGGCGTTCCTCGATGCGGCCGTGGCCCACGCGAACGACAAGCTCCAGGGCACCCTGGGCGCCAACCTGCTGATCGATCCCACCACCGAGAAGGCGCTCGGTGCCGGCTTCGAGCGGGCGATCACCGCGCTGCGCTACGGATCGATCGCGATCAACGGCTGGACGGCCTTCGGGTTCATCACCCCGACGATGACCTGGGGCGCCTTCCCCGGCAACACGATCGACGACGTCGGCAGCGGCATCGGGGTCGTGCACAACGCCCTGCTGCTCGACCGGGTCGAGCGCTCGGTGATCCGCGGGCCCTTCCGGCCACTGCCCCGTTCCCTGCCTCTGCTCAACGGCGGCGGGCGTCTGACCATCCTGCCCAAGCCGCCGTGGTTCGTCTCGGCACACACCGGAGCCGAGGTGAGCGAAGGCCTCACCCGTTTCCGGGCGAGCGGGGGCGTGCTCGGGCTCGTGAAGACGCTTCTCCGCGCGATGCGCGCCTGA
- a CDS encoding MFS transporter: MSTEARPERAAVRLSPRTVVLYAIGSLGTGGYATLPGLVLTYFLTDNLGVAALAAGLIVTAAKIWDVIIDPLIGAASDRQLARTGSRRGFMITGALTLPLFFALTFAVPPSWGPVAGAVCVLLAFLATATSFSLFQVPYVALPAELTDGYDERTRLLGWRVVVLTAAILLFGAGGPALRNAGSDPVLGYLVMGVAAGLVIGIGMLIAARTAGPSTSSGAQEGVPRNSPPASPWRDQYLSGFRALRRSQPFRALLGTFLLQALATGTMLAGAQYVATWVLRSEDAVTFVFVALVGPALLATPAWTAIARRIGKERAFAIASALFAVAALTITAAVWAPGEWIYGSVAVAGIAYAGLQSLPMAMLPDVISHDERVSGPGQAGTFTGIWTAGETVGFALGATVVSLTLAATGYISTVAGVAVQQPDAAITGIVLSFSILPAVLMAASLLTLRHYRLRRHDIDVAAEPGA, encoded by the coding sequence ATGAGCACCGAGGCTCGACCCGAACGAGCAGCCGTCCGCCTGTCCCCACGCACCGTCGTGCTGTACGCGATCGGCTCGCTCGGCACCGGCGGCTACGCCACCCTGCCCGGGCTGGTGCTGACGTACTTCCTGACCGACAACCTCGGCGTGGCCGCGCTGGCGGCCGGACTCATCGTCACCGCGGCGAAGATCTGGGACGTCATCATCGACCCGCTGATCGGAGCCGCCTCCGACCGGCAGCTCGCGCGGACGGGATCGCGACGAGGGTTCATGATCACCGGCGCCCTCACGCTCCCCCTCTTCTTCGCGCTCACGTTCGCCGTTCCCCCGTCGTGGGGTCCGGTCGCCGGAGCCGTGTGCGTGCTGCTCGCCTTCCTCGCCACGGCGACCTCCTTCAGCCTGTTCCAGGTGCCGTACGTCGCTCTGCCCGCCGAGCTGACCGACGGCTACGACGAGCGCACCCGTCTGCTCGGCTGGAGGGTGGTGGTCCTGACCGCCGCGATCCTGCTGTTCGGTGCCGGCGGCCCCGCTCTCCGCAATGCCGGCTCCGATCCCGTCCTGGGCTACCTCGTGATGGGCGTCGCCGCGGGACTCGTGATCGGCATCGGGATGCTCATCGCCGCGCGGACCGCGGGCCCTTCGACAAGCTCAGGGGCCCAGGAGGGAGTACCGAGGAATTCGCCGCCGGCCTCCCCGTGGCGCGATCAGTACCTCTCCGGCTTCCGGGCGCTTCGGCGCAGCCAGCCGTTCCGCGCACTGCTCGGCACCTTCCTGCTGCAAGCCCTGGCCACGGGCACGATGCTCGCCGGGGCACAGTACGTCGCGACCTGGGTGCTGCGATCCGAGGATGCGGTGACGTTCGTCTTCGTCGCCCTCGTCGGTCCCGCCCTCCTCGCCACCCCCGCCTGGACCGCCATCGCGCGGCGGATCGGCAAGGAGCGGGCGTTCGCGATCGCGAGCGCGCTCTTCGCCGTGGCCGCGCTCACGATCACCGCTGCGGTGTGGGCTCCGGGTGAATGGATCTACGGCTCCGTCGCCGTCGCCGGCATCGCCTACGCCGGGCTGCAGTCCCTGCCCATGGCGATGCTCCCCGATGTCATCTCTCACGATGAGCGCGTGAGCGGTCCCGGTCAGGCCGGCACGTTCACCGGCATCTGGACCGCAGGAGAGACGGTCGGCTTCGCCCTCGGCGCCACCGTGGTGTCGCTGACGCTCGCGGCGACCGGCTACATCTCGACGGTTGCGGGCGTCGCCGTCCAGCAGCCGGATGCCGCGATCACGGGGATCGTGCTCAGCTTCAGCATCCTCCCTGCCGTGCTCATGGCCGCGAGCCTGCTGACTCTGCGCCATTACCGCCTGCGCCGTCACGACATCGACGTCGCCGCCGAACCCGGCGCATAA